Proteins from a single region of Paenibacillus sp. BIHB 4019:
- a CDS encoding SAM-dependent methyltransferase: MTEQWQQDICRLTETGGLLQGTLSQLRRKDGDAAPKIIIRPVQLKNGLHYQFEAHYANKVIHNNWLPEDAGPKLVELLDEQYRQALLKTQEADIQLLLSKKGKPTLLRKPPTASAASTEQQHNRQKQRVIAEGQAAPFMVELGIMTPEGKVHAKKQDKFRQINRFLEMVSDVLPQLPQDKPLTIIDFGCGKSYLTFALYHLLAVEQKRDIRIIGLDLKADVITFCSELAHTLGYDKLSFMVGDIADYEGVSEADMVVTLHACDTATDAALAKAVGWGAAVIMSVPCCQHELFKQVGGDVLAPILSQGLLKERFAAIATDAARGTLLEVLGYKVQMLEFVDPEHTPKNLLIRAVRGESGIQTKKWEQYEQFRNFLQVAPSLEKLLAERLPAN; this comes from the coding sequence ATGACAGAACAGTGGCAGCAGGACATATGCCGCCTGACAGAAACGGGCGGGCTTTTGCAGGGAACGCTGAGCCAGCTTCGCCGCAAGGACGGAGACGCAGCGCCCAAAATCATCATTCGTCCCGTACAATTGAAAAATGGCCTTCATTATCAATTTGAAGCTCATTATGCGAATAAGGTTATACATAACAATTGGCTTCCGGAAGATGCGGGGCCGAAGCTGGTCGAGCTGCTCGATGAGCAATATCGCCAGGCGCTTCTCAAAACGCAGGAAGCAGATATACAGCTGCTTCTGAGCAAGAAAGGCAAGCCGACTCTGCTCAGAAAGCCGCCAACCGCTAGTGCGGCCAGCACCGAGCAGCAGCACAACCGCCAGAAGCAGCGCGTCATTGCGGAAGGACAGGCGGCGCCGTTTATGGTGGAGCTGGGCATTATGACGCCAGAAGGCAAGGTTCATGCGAAAAAGCAGGATAAATTCCGGCAGATTAATCGCTTTCTGGAAATGGTTTCCGATGTATTGCCGCAGCTTCCGCAGGACAAGCCGCTGACCATTATCGATTTTGGCTGCGGCAAGTCGTATTTGACGTTTGCCCTTTACCATCTGCTGGCGGTAGAGCAGAAACGGGATATTCGTATTATCGGCCTTGATTTGAAGGCGGATGTCATCACTTTTTGTTCAGAGCTTGCACATACGCTCGGTTATGATAAACTGTCATTTATGGTGGGCGATATTGCCGATTATGAAGGTGTAAGCGAAGCGGATATGGTTGTAACGCTTCATGCATGCGACACCGCTACCGATGCTGCGCTAGCTAAGGCTGTCGGCTGGGGAGCCGCGGTCATTATGTCCGTGCCTTGCTGCCAGCACGAGTTGTTTAAGCAGGTGGGCGGCGACGTTTTGGCCCCTATTTTATCGCAAGGCCTATTGAAGGAACGTTTTGCGGCTATTGCAACCGATGCGGCCCGTGGCACGCTGCTTGAGGTGCTGGGTTATAAAGTTCAAATGCTGGAATTTGTCGATCCCGAGCATACGCCCAAAAATCTGCTCATTCGAGCGGTTCGCGGCGAGTCGGGCATACAGACGAAAAAATGGGAGCAATATGAGCAGTTTCGCAATTTTCTGCAAGTAGCACCTAGTCTGGAGAAACTGCTTGCCGAACGTTTGCCCGCAAACTAG
- a CDS encoding HD-GYP domain-containing protein has protein sequence MRKVQIGMVQPGDRLAKTIFQDNGSVLLGAGVEMNDRFINRLENMGYDFVFIEDKDTEDIMPEDSIRDETRKKAAEAVSATMDAFKEPALKGRTIAPDIGRTFRSVFGSIMQDLASRPNMAVNLSSIHSADAYLFQHSVNVAVLAGVIGIAKGFNRNQLEDLGIGALLFDIGMTKLPQPLLATKGPLSAADRKIMQGHAMEGFDILRKYHDISLVSAHCALQHHERYDGSGYPRGLKHDDIHMFAQIVGLADVYDALTSPRPYRKRYTPTEAIEFLFAAGNTYFDFELIKLFCRHISIYPVATTLLLSSGQTAVVTANNELALHRPRVRIIREADGSRAAAPIEIELKDDMYLTIVKEL, from the coding sequence ATGAGAAAAGTTCAGATTGGCATGGTGCAGCCGGGGGACAGGCTTGCCAAAACTATTTTTCAGGATAACGGCAGCGTGCTGCTCGGCGCAGGCGTGGAGATGAATGACCGTTTTATTAATAGGCTTGAAAATATGGGCTACGATTTTGTGTTTATTGAAGATAAGGACACGGAAGACATTATGCCCGAGGACAGCATTCGCGACGAGACGCGCAAAAAAGCGGCGGAAGCTGTTTCCGCGACGATGGATGCGTTCAAAGAGCCGGCTCTGAAGGGGCGGACGATTGCCCCTGACATTGGCCGGACCTTTCGTTCGGTATTCGGATCCATTATGCAGGATTTGGCGAGCAGGCCAAACATGGCGGTCAACTTGTCCAGCATTCATTCGGCGGATGCCTATTTGTTTCAGCATTCGGTCAATGTAGCGGTGCTCGCAGGCGTTATTGGCATTGCCAAAGGGTTTAACCGCAATCAACTGGAGGATTTGGGCATTGGCGCGCTGTTGTTTGATATCGGCATGACGAAGCTGCCTCAGCCTCTGCTGGCGACGAAGGGCCCGCTATCCGCAGCAGACCGCAAAATCATGCAGGGCCACGCAATGGAGGGCTTCGATATTTTGCGGAAATATCATGATATTTCCCTCGTTTCGGCCCATTGTGCGCTGCAGCATCATGAGCGCTATGACGGCTCGGGTTATCCGCGCGGGCTGAAGCATGATGATATCCATATGTTCGCTCAAATCGTCGGGCTTGCCGATGTATATGATGCACTGACTTCCCCGCGGCCCTATCGCAAAAGATATACGCCAACGGAAGCTATCGAATTTTTATTCGCGGCTGGCAATACATACTTTGATTTTGAGTTAATTAAGCTTTTTTGCCGCCATATATCCATTTACCCTGTGGCGACGACGCTGCTGCTCAGCTCTGGACAGACTGCTGTCGTTACAGCGAACAATGAGCTGGCCCTGCATCGTCCACGCGTACGCATTATTCGTGAAGCGGATGGTTCGCGTGCAGCAGCTCCTATTGAAATTGAGCTTAAGGACGACATGTATTTGACGATTGTCAAAGAGCTGTAG
- a CDS encoding YitT family protein produces MGVQHHTLSKLDIIRRILFITIGAALVSVALEIFLVPNHIIDGGIVGISIIVSHFTGLPLGLFLFLLNLPFLLLGYKQIGKTFALSTLYGVSVMSLGTFLLHPVKAITSEYVLAAIFGGVILGAGVGLVIRFGGSLDGTEIVAILSNKRLPFSVGEVVMFFNLFILCSAGFVFGWDRAMYSLFSYFIAFKMIDITIEGFQESKAVWIISESWQEIGAAIMSRLGRGVTYLHGEGGFTGGQKRIIFCVITRLEEAKMKSIVQELDPAAFLAVGNIHDVKGGRFKKRDIH; encoded by the coding sequence ATGGGTGTGCAGCATCATACTTTATCCAAGCTGGATATTATTCGCAGAATTCTATTTATTACAATTGGGGCTGCGCTGGTATCTGTAGCTTTAGAGATTTTTCTGGTGCCGAACCATATTATCGACGGCGGGATTGTGGGCATTTCTATTATCGTATCCCATTTTACGGGGCTGCCGCTCGGCTTGTTTTTGTTCTTATTAAATCTTCCTTTCCTGCTGCTAGGGTATAAGCAAATCGGCAAAACCTTTGCTTTATCGACGTTATATGGCGTAAGCGTCATGTCGCTGGGCACGTTTTTGCTGCATCCGGTGAAGGCAATTACGAGCGAATATGTGCTGGCCGCTATTTTTGGCGGTGTCATATTGGGCGCCGGGGTTGGACTTGTTATCCGTTTTGGCGGGTCGCTGGACGGGACGGAAATTGTTGCGATTTTGAGCAATAAGCGCCTGCCGTTTTCAGTAGGCGAGGTCGTGATGTTTTTTAATCTTTTTATATTGTGCAGCGCCGGTTTTGTATTCGGTTGGGATCGGGCGATGTACTCGCTATTTTCTTATTTCATAGCCTTCAAGATGATTGACATTACGATTGAAGGCTTCCAGGAATCGAAGGCCGTCTGGATTATCAGCGAAAGCTGGCAGGAGATTGGCGCAGCTATTATGAGCCGTCTCGGCCGCGGCGTCACTTATTTGCACGGCGAGGGCGGCTTTACCGGCGGGCAGAAACGGATTATTTTTTGCGTCATTACCCGGCTGGAGGAAGCCAAGATGAAATCGATTGTGCAGGAGCTTGATCCGGCTGCTTTTCTGGCCGTCGGCAACATTCATGATGTGAAGGGCGGCCGCTTCAAGAAGCGTGATATTCATTAG
- a CDS encoding thiamine-phosphate kinase, whose product MDEFASISHWTAGRQSAEWQQQRGVTLGIGDDTAIIAPAGMSDELDGPLELLMAVDTMVETVHFNAYTMTDEDVGYKALAANVSDIAAMGGVPRHALVSVSVPAAYGPERIARLYDGLYACAADYGVAIVGGDTTSSPQHLVVAVTVTGAVEAGRALRRSGAKPGDAVVLTGAIGLSAAGLHLLLARKQERQEQTAHGAAETGGTGRASDANDANDASGTQSAVDLQAASSAGVSNQPQHGEVRGAAALIGAHCRPAPSVRAGRLLLERGSCNSLNDVSDGLASEAWEIAEASQCCLVLKEDMLPRSGSMAAYAADVGIDPLEWMLYGGEDYVLIGTMEAADVQAAREAFHAEGLPFYIVGEVRQGAPSVVLEPALSGKADGAAAKGKCMPLAKRGYNHFKK is encoded by the coding sequence TTGGATGAGTTTGCAAGCATCAGCCATTGGACGGCGGGCAGACAGTCCGCTGAGTGGCAGCAGCAAAGAGGCGTGACGCTCGGCATTGGCGATGATACAGCCATCATTGCTCCTGCGGGGATGTCGGATGAGCTGGATGGTCCGCTGGAGCTGCTGATGGCCGTCGACACGATGGTGGAGACGGTGCACTTTAATGCGTATACGATGACCGATGAGGATGTCGGATATAAGGCGCTTGCCGCGAACGTGAGCGATATCGCGGCAATGGGCGGTGTGCCGCGGCATGCGCTCGTGTCCGTGAGCGTGCCGGCGGCATATGGGCCGGAGCGGATAGCCCGGCTCTATGATGGGCTTTATGCGTGCGCCGCGGATTACGGCGTCGCGATTGTTGGCGGCGATACGACGTCTTCGCCGCAGCACTTGGTTGTTGCGGTGACGGTGACGGGCGCCGTCGAAGCTGGGCGGGCTTTGCGCCGCTCCGGGGCAAAGCCCGGAGACGCGGTTGTGCTGACCGGTGCCATCGGACTGTCGGCGGCAGGTCTGCATTTGCTGCTCGCGCGCAAGCAGGAGCGGCAAGAGCAGACGGCGCACGGAGCAGCAGAAACGGGTGGAACGGGCAGAGCTAGTGATGCTAATGATGCTAATGATGCCAGTGGGACGCAGTCTGCTGTCGATTTGCAAGCGGCAAGCTCTGCGGGCGTTTCAAATCAACCGCAGCACGGAGAGGTGCGTGGAGCGGCAGCGCTCATAGGGGCGCATTGCCGTCCTGCACCTTCCGTGCGTGCGGGACGTTTGCTGCTTGAGCGTGGCAGCTGTAATTCCCTTAATGATGTAAGCGATGGGCTTGCCAGCGAAGCATGGGAGATTGCCGAAGCCTCACAATGCTGCCTTGTGCTCAAGGAAGATATGCTTCCACGCAGCGGCAGTATGGCTGCTTATGCGGCGGATGTTGGCATTGATCCGCTGGAGTGGATGCTTTATGGCGGCGAGGATTATGTGCTGATAGGCACAATGGAAGCCGCTGATGTGCAGGCAGCACGCGAAGCTTTCCATGCCGAAGGCTTGCCATTTTATATCGTTGGCGAGGTGAGGCAGGGGGCGCCTTCAGTGGTGCTGGAGCCGGCGTTGTCGGGCAAAGCGGACGGGGCTGCTGCCAAGGGCAAGTGTATGCCCCTTGCCAAGCGAGGCTATAATCATTTTAAGAAATGA
- the tsaE gene encoding tRNA (adenosine(37)-N6)-threonylcarbamoyltransferase complex ATPase subunit type 1 TsaE, translating to MQTAIGEAQWKAGSTKDTETLAMLIASWAKPGMLLALDGDLGAGKTTFSQFFAKAIGVQGIVNSPTFTIIKEYEGAEMPFYHMDVYRVSLEEADELGLDEYFYGSGVTIVEWASLIEELLPEERLELYLEHTGGEERVIRLKGIGEAYAGWCQSLNDREVGKQHG from the coding sequence ATGCAAACAGCGATTGGAGAAGCACAGTGGAAGGCGGGCAGCACGAAGGATACGGAAACACTTGCGATGCTTATTGCTTCATGGGCAAAGCCGGGCATGCTGCTGGCGCTTGACGGCGATCTTGGTGCGGGGAAAACGACGTTTTCGCAGTTTTTTGCGAAAGCCATTGGTGTGCAGGGCATAGTAAACAGTCCGACCTTTACGATTATCAAAGAATATGAAGGCGCTGAGATGCCCTTTTATCATATGGATGTTTATCGCGTATCCCTTGAGGAAGCGGACGAGCTGGGACTTGACGAATATTTTTACGGCAGCGGCGTGACGATTGTGGAATGGGCAAGCTTGATCGAAGAGCTTTTGCCCGAGGAGCGCTTAGAGCTGTATTTGGAGCATACGGGCGGCGAAGAGCGGGTAATTCGGCTGAAAGGCATCGGAGAAGCTTACGCGGGCTGGTGCCAGTCTTTGAATGACAGGGAAGTAGGGAAGCAACATGGTTGA
- the tsaB gene encoding tRNA (adenosine(37)-N6)-threonylcarbamoyltransferase complex dimerization subunit type 1 TsaB, with amino-acid sequence MVEQAEQPILAFDTSTAALAAAVIQGDRIIGEIQSFAERNHSVYIITHLKQLLEDCGVSKKELGGIAVGGGPGSYTGMRIAVTAAKTLAWTWDKPLVALSSLEAIAYGACERLKQTDAMISTVQQPIQADHPNMNKMAVWFIPIMDARRGQVYTASFSYAYGDQWKRRAPDGIRLMRDWVDQLLEQVQERGQEQEQKQERAELKPTQDPAGYVTKIYITGDLKLHEAEAQRLVEGCAEAGVEVSLFPHELEGRAIAELGRKRLLAGDIDDLHTLAPNYTQLHEAEVKLQEKEASLKAEQEAERAAAQTASLKAAINADVDAARVKDAEP; translated from the coding sequence ATGGTTGAGCAGGCGGAGCAGCCCATATTAGCATTTGATACCTCGACGGCGGCCCTCGCGGCGGCTGTTATTCAAGGTGATCGGATTATAGGTGAAATTCAATCTTTTGCGGAGCGCAATCACTCCGTTTATATTATTACACATTTAAAGCAGCTGCTTGAGGATTGCGGTGTAAGCAAGAAGGAGCTTGGCGGCATCGCTGTAGGCGGCGGCCCAGGCTCTTACACGGGCATGCGAATTGCGGTAACGGCCGCTAAGACGCTTGCTTGGACTTGGGATAAGCCGTTAGTAGCGCTGTCCAGCCTTGAAGCGATTGCTTACGGGGCGTGTGAGCGATTAAAACAAACCGATGCGATGATTTCAACCGTGCAGCAACCAATTCAGGCGGATCACCCTAATATGAACAAGATGGCTGTATGGTTCATTCCTATCATGGATGCAAGGCGGGGCCAGGTATATACGGCAAGCTTCTCTTATGCGTATGGTGATCAATGGAAACGCCGTGCGCCAGATGGAATCAGGCTGATGCGGGATTGGGTCGACCAGTTATTGGAGCAAGTTCAGGAGCGGGGACAAGAGCAGGAACAAAAGCAAGAGCGGGCTGAGCTTAAGCCAACTCAGGATCCAGCTGGATATGTTACTAAAATTTACATCACTGGCGATCTTAAGCTCCATGAGGCGGAGGCGCAGCGGCTCGTAGAAGGCTGTGCAGAAGCGGGTGTAGAGGTTAGTCTGTTTCCTCATGAGCTCGAAGGCAGAGCGATAGCTGAGCTGGGGCGGAAACGCTTGCTTGCGGGGGATATAGATGACCTCCATACGCTTGCGCCAAACTATACACAGCTGCATGAGGCGGAAGTTAAGCTGCAGGAGAAGGAAGCTTCTCTAAAGGCTGAACAGGAAGCTGAAAGGGCAGCCGCCCAAACGGCTTCTCTAAAGGCTGCAATTAATGCCGATGTGGATGCGGCTCGAGTAAAGGATGCGGAGCCATGA
- the rimI gene encoding ribosomal protein S18-alanine N-acetyltransferase: MMREINRDEMIYRSMTLQDIPFIVAIEQEAFTGPWTAEAFTNELTNNMFAKYMVMEYEKEVIGYAGMWVIVDEAHVTNVAVRSDHRGQGLGKLLLGELQRTAVFFGANKMTLEVRVSNEVAQRLYRSLGFESSGIRPGYYSDNQEDALIMWAELDTSSLGVREEGQEY; the protein is encoded by the coding sequence ATGATGAGAGAAATCAATCGGGATGAAATGATTTATCGGTCCATGACGTTGCAGGATATACCGTTTATTGTGGCGATCGAGCAGGAGGCCTTCACAGGTCCGTGGACAGCAGAGGCTTTTACCAATGAATTGACGAATAATATGTTTGCCAAATATATGGTGATGGAATACGAGAAGGAAGTTATCGGCTACGCGGGCATGTGGGTTATCGTGGACGAGGCGCATGTGACGAATGTAGCAGTACGTTCCGATCATCGCGGACAAGGGCTTGGCAAGCTGCTGCTGGGCGAGCTTCAGCGGACGGCAGTATTTTTCGGCGCGAACAAAATGACGCTGGAGGTCCGGGTATCCAACGAGGTGGCGCAGCGGCTTTACCGCAGCCTTGGTTTTGAATCGTCGGGCATTCGTCCCGGTTATTATTCGGATAATCAGGAGGATGCGCTCATTATGTGGGCGGAGCTTGATACGAGCAGCTTAGGCGTCCGGGAAGAGGGGCAGGAGTATTGA
- the tsaD gene encoding tRNA (adenosine(37)-N6)-threonylcarbamoyltransferase complex transferase subunit TsaD — MQQQETVKAAAENEGKSGLILAIETSCDETSVAVIQDGKHILSNVISSQIEVHQRFGGVVPEIASRKHVEVITLMIEQAIAEAGMELKDLSAIAVTQGPGLVGALLVGIVAAKTLAMALDLPLIGTHHIAGHIYANQLVHELEYPCMALVVSGGHTELVLLENEGSFRMIGRTRDDAVGEAYDKVARSLKLPYPGGPHIDRLASEATEALALPRAWLEADSYDFSFSGLKSAVLAVINQTQMRGDTLNEAALARGFQESVIEVLVEKALRAVRAYGAKQLLLCGGVAANRGLRAALASRCEAEAVPLLIPPLTLCTDNAAMIGAAAFLKWQRGEYSSLDLKAEPSFSLEGWMAPQVQS; from the coding sequence ATGCAACAACAGGAAACGGTGAAAGCGGCAGCGGAAAATGAAGGCAAGTCAGGCCTTATTCTTGCCATTGAGACGAGCTGTGATGAAACATCCGTTGCCGTCATTCAGGACGGTAAACATATATTATCGAATGTCATTTCGAGCCAAATCGAGGTGCATCAGCGCTTTGGCGGCGTTGTGCCGGAAATTGCCTCGCGCAAGCATGTTGAGGTCATTACGCTGATGATTGAACAGGCTATTGCTGAAGCGGGCATGGAGCTGAAGGATTTGTCCGCGATTGCGGTGACGCAGGGGCCGGGACTGGTAGGCGCACTGCTTGTCGGAATCGTAGCGGCCAAAACACTGGCAATGGCGCTAGATTTGCCCTTGATCGGCACCCATCATATTGCGGGACATATTTATGCCAACCAGCTCGTGCATGAGCTGGAATATCCGTGCATGGCGCTCGTCGTTTCTGGCGGGCACACGGAGCTCGTGCTGCTCGAAAATGAAGGCTCCTTCCGCATGATCGGGCGTACGCGCGACGATGCGGTTGGGGAAGCATACGACAAAGTAGCTCGTTCGCTCAAGCTGCCTTATCCGGGCGGGCCGCATATCGACCGGCTGGCTTCAGAAGCAACGGAAGCGCTGGCGCTGCCAAGGGCCTGGCTGGAGGCGGACTCCTATGATTTCAGCTTCAGCGGCTTGAAGTCGGCGGTGCTGGCGGTTATTAACCAGACGCAGATGCGCGGGGACACGCTTAATGAAGCGGCGCTGGCACGGGGCTTTCAAGAGTCGGTCATTGAGGTGCTTGTTGAAAAAGCGCTTCGCGCCGTTCGCGCCTATGGCGCCAAGCAACTGCTGCTGTGCGGAGGCGTCGCGGCAAATCGCGGCCTGCGGGCAGCTCTGGCTTCCCGCTGCGAAGCGGAAGCCGTGCCGCTGCTCATTCCGCCGCTGACGCTATGCACGGATAACGCGGCGATGATCGGAGCTGCCGCATTCCTGAAATGGCAGCGCGGCGAATATTCATCGCTCGATCTTAAAGCCGAGCCAAGCTTCAGTCTGGAAGGCTGGATGGCACCGCAGGTGCAGAGCTAG